A region of Porites lutea chromosome 13, jaPorLute2.1, whole genome shotgun sequence DNA encodes the following proteins:
- the LOC140923709 gene encoding voltage-dependent L-type calcium channel subunit alpha-1D-like isoform X2, with the protein MEQNGYPRANFTPATKLPWPNGTDVMQNRTRLNGHASKYGKSVAATKRQKKSGNAVRPKRALLCLSLGNPIRSAAINLVEWKPFDVMILITIFANCAALAAYEPLPEKDSSEINEGLEVAEYVFLAIFTLEAVLKIIAYGFLFHPGAYLRNGWNILDFVIVVVGLATILVKAFLSSGSFDVKALRAFRVLRPLRLVSGVPSLQVVLNSIIKALIPLFHIALLVVFVVIIYAIIGVELFMGRLHMTCYDNITGSLAMEEPHPCSAGGSGFQCDASKGEVCEGGWKGPNYGITNFDNIGLACMTVFQCITLEGWTDVLYMINDAVGNSWPWVYFVTLIIWGSFFVLNLVLGVLSGEFAKEKARAQKSGEFQKFREKQQVEEAYNGYLDWITQAEDIEGDSESEEDEDKKSSGRTSRHSRLDDIELTDKNEWQDNATQETTHHGWCHNEKKILKRWHHRTRRELRKAVKTQAFYWIVIVVVFLNSLTLALEHYGQPEFLTTFLDIANKLFLAIFTVEMLIKMYCLGIHGYFASLFNRFDCLVVISSLLELAIVEAMNQRPIGISVLRCVRLLRIFKVTRYWSSLSNLVASLLNSMRSIAGLLLLLSLFMLICSLLGMQIFGGRFNMDGDQIPRSNFDSFWRAVITVFQILTGEDWNAVMYDGIRSWGGIGEAGAILPILYFIFLVVVGNYILLNVFLAIAVDNLADAENLTEMEEEKKKKKEKRGKLKESAQSQTNVDYDGAVVPNHSSASRSNVTLDKSTQELHSTSNLNGNGIVRTASHNDVEAQSSELSEVGGSKPVLNNNHEIPAEVSTEDIDYMPMPPESSLFIFSTTNIIRVICYKIATNKYFVNFVLILIIVSSILLAAEDPLNASAKRNQVLNYFDYFFTSVFTLEILIKFVAYGLILHKGSFCRSAFNLLDLLVVSVSVISIVLRDSQFSVVRILRVLRVLRPLRAINRAKGLKHVVQCVFVAVKTIWNIMLVTMLFNFLFAVIGVQLWKGTFFYCTDSEKDSREECQGTFIEFKGPGMTNPVEMQREWKRHDFNFDNVGNAMLTLFTVMTFEGWPGILENSIDSTEADQGPHQNNRPWVAIYYIIYIIIIAFFMVNIFVGFVIVTFQSEGEEEFKGCELDKNQRQCIEFALKAKPLKRYIPDNRLQFHIWRVVTSQAFEYLIFAFIVCNTVVLMMQYYEEPKLYTRVLDGFNIGFTAVFLLESILKLIAFKPKNYFVDRWNLFDFIIVVGSIIDITMNEVSSEQMFAFGFFRLFRALRLVKLLNQGSGIKTLLWTFIKSFQALPYVALLIVMMFFIYAVIGMQMFGRIALDSDTQITRNNNFQTFPQSLMVLFRSATGENWQQIMLACTNRDDVKCDPRADPQEPSGLCGSDFAYFYFVSFYSICSFLIINLFVAVIMDNFDYLTRDWSILGPHHLDEYVRVWSEYDPEARGCVKHVDIVILLKRIAPPLGFGKFCPHREACKRLVTMNMPLTKDGMVDFNATLFGLIRSSLNIKRPEGKGSIDKANAEIRNIILRIWPKTPLELLDRVVQPPGTHDDVTVGKFYATYLIQEYFRRFKARQKAQDQANEVQGNSTVALQAGLRTLHGLGPQLRRAISGQLGSDDDELYLKEDDSQKAQHKGFWESLKNAVSSSPRHSMRTPNRFTRPASFRLSALLPGSGSLVQAKKKSSSMSNLSEKMHTELFSEKQFLVPGTSGDENANESEAGKPYHELPLLREPDDLGSLPAIKGHSGVKAASSLPLPTAGHIHGPIAYLRQRSRSETSGVIVPWPSPRDVEKGSYSPRDIERDRTGSVKSLLEDALIDEGISITVDDPLVRVAEQEIAEAFDVSEDELHEAAGKILADASSRREVGDESCSDKECLDEDRTTAEADSLRTSPNVSLRWSGGIQMVPDSELVITDL; encoded by the exons ATGGAACAAAACG GCTATCCCAGGGCCAATTTTACGCCAGCCACGAAACTTCCCTGGCCGAACGGGACAGACGTTATGCAGAACAGAACACGGCTGAATGGACATGCTTCAAAGTATGGGAAATCTGTTGCGGCGACTAAGCGACAGAAAAAATCTGGAAATGCTGTTCGGCCAAAGAGAGCACTTCTATGTCTGTCACTTGGCAATCCTATCCGAAGTGCTGCCATAAATCTCGTGGAGTGGAA GCCTTTTGATGTCATGATTTTGATCACAATTTTTGCGAACTGTGCTGCTTTGGCCGCTTACGAGCCATTGCCCGAGAAAGATAGCAGTGAGATAAATGAAGGATTG gAAGTGGCTGAATATGTGTTCTTAGCAATTTTCACTTTAGAAGCAGTTTTAAAGATTATTGCCTATGGCTTTCTCTTCCATCCTGGAGCTTATCTTAGAAACGGATGGAATATTTTAGATTTTGTAATTGTAGTAGTAGG ATTAGCAACTATTTTAGTAAAGGCATTTTTGAGTTCTGGAAGCTTCGATGTGAAAGCTCTAAGGGCATTCAGGGTGCTAAGACCACTAAGACTGGTCTCTGGTGTTCCAA GTTTGCAAGTTGTGTTAAATTCAATCATCAAGGCATTGATTCCACTCTTCCATATCGCCTTGCTAGTAGTATTTGTTGTCATAATATATGCTATTATTGGTGTGGAGTTGTTCATGGGACGGCTTCACATGACATGTTATGACAACATAACAG GTTCACTGGCTATGGAAGAGCCACACCCCTGCAGTGCAGGGGGGTCTGGGTTCCAATGCGATGCCAGTAAAGGAGAAGTGTGTGAAGGAGGCTGGAAAGGCCCTAATTATGGAATTACAAATTTTGATAACATTGGTCTGGCTTGCATGACAGTGTTTCAATGTATCACTCTAGAGGGGTGGACAGATGTACTTTATATG ATAAATGATGCAGTAGGCAATTCATGGCCCTGGGTGTACTTTGTGACGCTAATCATCTGGGGATCGTTTTTTGTTCTCAACTTAGTCCTTGGTGTTCTCAGTGG AGAATTTGCCAAAGAAAAGGCTAGGGCACAAAAAAGTGGGGAATTTCAAAAGTTTAGAGAAAAGCAGCAAGTCGAAGAAGCATACAATGGTTATCTTGACTGGATAACACAAGCAG AGGACATTGAAGGTGACAGTGAGAGCGAGGAAGACGAAGACAAGAAAAGTTCTGGAAGAACAT CAAGACATTCAAGACTTGATGATATTGAGTTGACAGACAAAAATGAGTGGCAAGACAACGCTACACAAGAAACCACTCACCATGGATGGTGCCATAATGAAAA gaaaattttaaaacgttGGCATCATAGAACGAGACGAGAGCTACGTAAAGCTGTCAAAACGCAGGCGTTTTATTGGATTGTCATAGtagttgtatttttaaattctttaacATTGGCTTTGGAACATTATGGGCAACCGGAGTTTTTAACTACATTTTTAG atattgcaaataaattatttttagccATATTCACTGTTGAGATGCTCATCAAAATGTACTGTTTAGGAATCCATGGATATTTTGCATCGCTTTTCAATCGATTTGATTGTCTG GTTGTTATCAGTAGCTTACTAGAACTGGCCATTGTTGAGGCAATGAATCAGCGGCCTATAGGAATCAGTGTTCTTCGTTGTGTTCGCTTGCTTAGGATTTTCAAAGTAACTAG ATACTGGAGTTCTTTAAGTAACTTGGTGGCTTCGCTGCTTAACAGCATGAGATCCATCGCTGGTTTGCTGTTACTTCTCTCTCTTTTTATGCTTATCTGCTCGTTGCTTGGGATGCAGATCTTTGGTGGTCG GTTCAATATGGATGGTGACCAAATTCCTCGCAGTAACTTTGATTCTTTTTGGAGAGCGGTAATAACAGTTTTTCAG ATTCTAACAGGGGAAGACTGGAATGCTGTCATGTATGATGGTATTCGCTCATGGGGTGGGATTGGCGAGGCTGGCGCTATATTACCAATATTGTACTTCATATTCCTTGTGGTTGTAGGAAACT ACATTCTTCTCAATGTCTTTTTGGCCATTGCTGTTGATAATCTAGCCGATGCTGAGAATTTAACAGAGAtggaagaagagaagaaaaagaaaaaggaaaagcgaGGAAAACTCAAAGAATCTGCGCAGTCGCAAACCAACGTGGATTATGATGGAGCAGTGGTGCCCAATCACAGTTCTGCCTCACGGTCAAATGT GACGCTGGACAAGTCAACTCAAGAACTTCATTCTACAAGCAATTTGAATGGAAACGGAATTGTGAGA ACAGCATCTCACAACGACGTGGAGGCGCAATCAAGCGAGCTTTCCGAGGTCGGAGGATCAAAGCCAGTTTTAAACA ACAACCATGAAATCCCGGCAGAAGTTTCAACCGAGGATATTGATTATATGCCCATGCCTCCGGAGTCTTCTCTATTTATTTTCTCTACAACAAACAT AATCCGGGTCATCTGTTACAAGATCGCCACCAATAAGTACTTTGTCAACTTCGTTTTGATTCTGATTATCGTCAGCAGTATTCTTTTGGCAGCGGAGGATCCACTCAACGCAAGCGCAAAGAGAAATCAG GTGCTCAACTATTTCGATTATTTCTTCACTTCCGTCTTCACTCTGGAAATTCTTATTAAG TTCGTTGCCTATGGACTTATTCTTCATAAGGGTTCGTTTTGCCGCAGCGCTTTCAATCTTCTGGATTTGCTAGTAGTATCTGTGTCAGTTATCTCTATCGTCCTCAG GGATTCGCAGTTTTCCGTGGTAAGAATTCTCCGTGTGCTGAGAGTCCTAAGACCGCTAAGGGCGATCAACAGAGCCAAAGGACTGAAG CATGTAGTACAGTGCGTTTTTGTAGCCGTGAAAACAATCTGGAACATCATGCTTGTAACGATGCTCTTCaactttttgtttgctgttaTTGGAGTACAACTGTGGAAG ggAACATTCTTTTACTGCACAGACTCGGAGAAGGACTCAAGAGAAGAGTGCCA AGGAACATTTATAGAATTTAAAGGACCTGGTATGACAAACCCTGTG GAAATGCAGAGAGAGTGGAAGAGACATGACTTTAACTTTGACAATGTTGGTAACGCCATGCTCACGCTGTTTACTGTTATGACCTTTGAGGGATGGCCAGG tattttggAGAATTCAATTGACTCAACTGAGGCGGACCAAGGACCCCACCAAAACAACCGTCCATGGGTTGCTATCTACTACATAATATATATCATAATTATCGCCTTTTTCATGGTCAACATCTTCGTCGGTTTTGTGATTGTCACATTTCAAAGCGAAGGAGAAGAAGAGTTTAAAGGCTGTGAACTTGACAAGAACCAG CGTCAGTGTATTGAGTTCGCTCTGAAGGCCAAACCATTGAAAAGGTACATTCCAGATAACCGCCTCCAGTTCCATATATGGCGtgtggtgacgtcacaggcatTCGAGTACCTCATCTTTGCTTTTATTGTGTGCAACACAGTGGTGCTGATGATGCAG TATTATGAAGAACCTAAGTTATACACCCGAGTGTTAGATGGCTTCAATATTGGGTTCACTGCAGTGTTTCTTCTGGAGAGCATTCTCAAGCTTATAGCTTTTAAACCTAAG AACTACTTTGTAGACAGATGGAACTTGTTCGACTTCATCATTGTAGTTGGAAGTATTATTGACATAACAATGAACGAGGTTTCG AGTGAGCAAATGTTTGCTTTTGGATTCTTTCGTTTGTTTCGTGCCTTGCGTCTCGTGAAGCTTCTCAACCAGGGGTCTGGGATCAAGACTCTTCTTTGGACCTTTATCAAGTCCTTCCAG GCTCTACCATATGTTGCGCTTCTGATTGTAATGATGTTCTTCATTTATGCTGTAATTGGAATGCAG ATGTTTGGCCGTATTGCACTGGATTCGGACACGCAAATAACGAGAAATAACAACTTCCAGACATTCCCTCAGTCTCTTATGGTGCTCTTCAG ATCTGCCACTGGGGAAAACTGGCAGCAAATTATGTTGGCGTGTACAAATCGAGATGACGTGAAGTGCGACCCTCGAGCGGACCCGCAAGAACCCTCGGGATTGTGTGGATCGGACTTCGCTTACTTCTATTTCGTCTCATTCTATTCAATTTGTTCATTTTTG ATCATTAACCTGTTCGTTGCTGTCATCATGGACAACTTTGACTATCTGACTCGTGATTGGTCAATTCTCGGCCCACATCATTTGGACGAGTACGTGAGGGTCTGGTCCGAGTATGATCCCGAGGCTCGGGGCTGCGTCAAGCACGTGGATATTGTAATTTTGCTAAAGAGAATAGCCCCACCTTTGGGATTTGGAAAGTTCTGCCCACATAGGGAAGCCTGCAAG CGCTTGGTCACCATGAACATGCCGCTGACCAAAGATGGGATGGTGGACTTTAATGCTACTTTGTTTGGACTTATAAGATCTTCTCTTAACATCAAAAGACCTGAAG GGAAAGGTTCAATCGACAAAGCTAATGCAGAAATCAGGAATATTATTCTCCGCATCTGGCCTAAGACGCCGTTAGAGCTCCTAGATAGAGTAGTGCAGCCACCAGGGACGC aTGACGATGTTACAGTAGGAAAATTCTATGCTACCTACCTGATTCAAGAATACTTCCGGCGCTTCAAAGCGAGGCAGAAGGCTCAGGACCAGGCAAATGAAGTTCAAGGGAATAGCACTGTGGCTTTGCAG GCTGGTCTCAGAACACTTCACGGGCTTGGCCCACAGCTGCGCCGCGCTATTTCTGGTCAGCTGGGTAGCGATGATGATGAACTGTATTTAAAAGAGGACGATTCTCAAAAAGCGCAG CACAAAGGGTTCTGGGAGAGTCTGAAAAATGCTGTTTCCTCATCGCCGCGTCACAG cATGAGAACTCCAAACAGATTTACACGTCCTGCCTCCTTTCGCCTTTCTGCTTTACTCCCTGGCAGTGGGAGTCTGGTACAGGCAAAGAAGAAGAGTTCGTCCATGTCGAATCTCAGTGAAAAGATG CATACCGAGCTTTTCAGCGAGAAACAATTTCTTGTTCCCGGGACATCAGGGGACGAAAACGCGAATGAAAGCGAGGCTGGTAAGCCATATCATGAACTTCCATTATTAAGAGAACCGGATGATCTGGGTTCTCTACCTGCGATAAAGGGCCATTCTGGCGTGAAGGCAGCTTCAAGTTTACCTTTACCCACTGCAGGCCATATACACGGGCCAATAGCATATCTACGACAGCGTAGCAGGAGTGAAACCTCGGGAGTCATAGTTCCTTGGCCTTCACCGAGAGACGTAGAAAAAGGGTCTTATTCACCACGCGACATTGAGCGAGACCGTACGGGAAGCGTGAAAAGCCTTCTCGAGGACGCACTAATCGACGAAGGAATATCGATTACCGTGGACGACCCACTTGTTAGGGTTGCCGAACAGGAAATTGCCGAAGCTTTCGACGTTTCTGAAGATGAACTGCACGAAGCTGCTGGAAAGATTCTAGCAGACGCTAGCAGTCGTCGTGAAGTAGGCGACGAATCATGTAGCGATAAAGAGTGCCTCGACGAGGATCGCACCACCGCGGAGGCCGACAGTCTCCGAACATCTCCGAATGTGTCGCTTCGGTGGTCGGGTGGAATTCAAATGGTACCCGACAGCGAGTTGGTGATTACAGATCTGTAA